TCCTCAACACACTGGGCGAGTACGTCGCTCGTCGTGGATCAGTCGCTACAGCGCTCGAAAACGCCCATCCAGAAAGCCCACCCCGCACGACCGCGACTGATGGCGTGGCGACCGACGCCACGGCAAGCGGACAGGTTCGGTCGATACTGCTGGATGCAATCGAAGAATTCGCGCTCGTTGGCCGGCCCGAACAGGTCGATGAGCGCATCAGCGACCTCCGCGCTGTCGGTGTTGATACCGTCATCGGCTACCCGGCACGAGGGGCTGGCTGGCTTTGGCACTGACCGATCGTCGCTGGTATTCAACAGGTCCGTCATTCTGGATAGGCAAAGTCAGATGCCGTAAACCTCGAAGTATAAGTGTAGCCCGACGACGAACGATCGCTTACGTTAGAAGTGAACTTGTGACAAGCGTTGTGAGCTACCTCGTCCTACTCAGACTACTGATCTCGTGCGACAGCCACTCCACAAAGCTATCATACGACAGAGGTATCCACAAGACTTATTATATGTCATTCCCAGAAAACATATTACAAAACCTCTAAGATATCTGTGATGTCGATGACTTCCAATCGAACGGCCCACGAAACGGAGACGAGTTCTTCAAGCAACGACCGTGATACTCATCAGTCAGTAGATGTAACACGGCGCCGATTCATCGCGACGAGCGCGGCCGGGGTGGCTGGCCTTGGAGCGCTTGGGAGTGCGGGGAGTGCGGCAGCCGCCTCGGGCGAACATACGCTCGTTATCGAAGGATTCGACTCACAGACCTCCTACTCGTTCACGGTCGGAAACAATCTCGAAAAGAGCACAGCCGAAGGCGCGACCATCGATGACAATGACGAAATCATCGACCAAAGCGCACACGGGCAAGTCTGGGAAGGGAAAGATGCCTACACGTTCGACGGCCCGCTGTATTCGTTTGACTTCGATCGCTCGGGAGAGATCAACGTCACTCTAGATGGGGAACCGGCACGTGTCGGGAATCGACCGGACCACACGCTGCTCATCGAGGGATTCGGACCAGTAACTTCGTATTCGTTCTCGACCAGCGGACGGGCCAAACACAGCGACGCCTACAATGCGACTGTCAACAAAGCCGAGAAAATCAACGACTACGGTGTCACCGGGGCAGTCCAAAACGGGAAGGATGCCTTCACGTACGACGGTGAGTTGCTGTCATTCGACTTCGACCGAGATGGCGAAGTTCGAGTCACGATCGATGGCAAAGCTGCCCACGTCGGTCAACGTCCGGATAGAACCATCACGGTCGTTGCCAAGGGCAGATATGCGGAATACAGGGTTGGATTCGATGGTTCCATTCGAGAAGTCATAGACGCTGAGAGCGGCCAGGACGGCATCAATGAGGACAAGTTTGAAGGACTCCCCGATGAGGATGGAGACCAGACGTTTGACGGCGCCGTCAGTGCGACTGGCTATGACAAATTCACCATCGATGGAGACGTAACTCACACCGTATATCACAACGACAACGCCCCCGCCATTTACTCCAACCACCGTCAAGTCGTGTGACTAAGCGACGACCGAGTGACGAGATACACACGAACTCGACTGAGAGATTCGGCGATATAACTGAACGCAGGAATTCAATGGTGTATCAGATGGACTCCGGTTCCCAGTCGGTTTCTTCCCCGGGCGCAGGAGGAGACCGATCGGAGTACCCTTTTCGCCCAATCGCTCTGTCATCGACCATGTTCAGTACTGCCTGTCGAGCATCCTCAGCCGAGTCGAACTCCTCTTCTTGAAGCGGTTCGAAGAGATTTTCCAGCGTCTGCGTCCCGTCTGGTAGTTTCACCTCGTAGTCACCGTAGTCCTCAATGAGATCGGTGCTTGTCGCTGGATAGCTATGATTGTCGATTCGGTTGGCCAACGATCCGAACTCTACCCCCTGCTCCCGCGTCTTGTCGGTATCTCTCTCCCCCATTGGAGGAGTATTTCCGCTTCTTCACAAAAGATAGTTATGTCTAGTTTCATTTCGAGAACTGATCGATTTGCTTATTGAATTGCGACCTACGACGATGAACCCGATATTGAGTGGTGAGTTGAGGGTCACTCGGTATCCAGGACAACATCGACGATCGACCCAGCACGGACGTCCACAAATCCACGATCCGTGAGGCGGAGTTCGGGAATCACCTCCAGCGTCAGATTGTCGAGTTCCATCACGCCGTCGGAGAGCGTGAGTCCGAGGTCGCGGGCAGCATCGTCGGCCATGACAAGTATTCTCGCGATTTCTACAGAGGATTTCGACGAGAGCAGCCCTGGGATCGGGAGCTCGAGCGTCGTGATTCCCGCGGTATCGTTCTCGGCGTCTTCGAGGCGTGGATCGTACACGCCGAGGCCACCGTCGATCGTCCGGAGATGATTCGCGAGGCGAGCCATCGCCATATGGGACGACCACTCCTCGACGGATCAGCCCAGGCGGTTTTCGGGGATCACGAGACACTTGCCGAGACTGACGTTGCTCCATCGGCGGTTACACGTATCGCCGATCGCCTGGATATCCCAGAAACGGTTTTGACGGTCGAGGAACTGTTCACACATATTTGAATACACATCCCTGTGAACGCGGAGAAGTCCCGATTTGGGGGTAGTAACAACCTCCCTACCCTACCGCTCGGGGCTTAAGCGTGGAGTAGTTCACCACCAGTATCATATATTATCAAGAGCCTGCAGCGAAACTACGAGTGTGTGTCTGTGAGCCCAGTCGTGATCTGGCTACCGCGTACCCGAATACGGCACCAACGATCAGCCGTCGAACCGACCAACGGGGTTTAGCCCGCCCCGCACGGAGTGGCGTTGAATGGCCACTCGTGGCGTGATCATCGATCTCGACGGCACGGTCTATCGTGGCAACACCCGCCTTGCCGGTGCTCGCGAAGGGATCGCAACGCTTCATGATTCCAGCTGTGACGTCTGTTTCGTCTCGAACAACCCAGCGAAATCCCCTACGGAGTTTGCCGCGCGACTCACCGAAATGGATGTGCCAGCCGACGCCGAAGCCGTCGTCTCGGCGGCCAGCGTCACCGCAACGACGCTCGAACGAACGCATTCCGACGCCGACCTGTTCGTGATCGGGTCGCCCGGACTCCGATCGATCCTCGAAAATAGGGACTTTGCGCTGACCGACGATCCGGCGGCGTGTGACGTGCTCGTGGCCTCGTACGACCGAGGCTTCGAGTACGACGACATGACCGACGGACTGCGCGCAATCGAGGCCGGCGCGGCGTTCGTGGGCACCGACCCCGATCGGACGATCCCGACCGCGGACGGCCGCGCGGTGCCGGGTTCGGGCGCGATCATCAACGCCATCACGGGCGTCGTTGACCGCGAACCCGACTGGATCGCGGGCAAACCCGCCGAACGGATGGCCGAGACGGCGCTCACCCGACTCGATTGCGCGCCCGAGGAGTGTCTCGTGATCGGCGACCGCCTCGACACCGACATCGCGATGGGCGAGCGTCACGGGATGACGACGGTGCTCGTCCTGACCGGCGTGACCGATCGAGCAACGCTCGCCACGAGCGACATCGAACCAGATCACGTGATCGACGGGCTCGGCGACATCGGGGTGGTGCTCGACACGATCGACGCCGACTGACCCGACAATTCCGGAAAACGGGTCCGAGGTTCCCGAACGTTTTTGGTGTCAGTCGGTGAAGACGAGGGCGCTATGGCAGACGAAGACGAACTCCGCTCCCAGATGATGAACGCGTTCGAAGAGGCCGACTACCCGATCTCGAGCCCGATGGATCTCGTGCCGGCGCTCCCGAACGGCCCCTCCACCAAGTTCGAGTCCGGCGACTTCTCGATGACCGCGATGGAGCTCAACACCAAACTCGACGGGGGGAACTTCCCCTATGAGAGCCCCGACGCGTTCGTCGACGACATCATCGACCAGCTCAAATCTCAGGACGAACTCTAAGCGCAGGCGTTCTCCCCGTCTCAAATTCCGCGAAGCTTGGAGTTAACCCGGCCGCCATCGAAGGCCCACTATGGCTGGCCTGGTGGCGGCGTTCGAGACGATCGTGGAGGTGTTGTTTCGAACGTTCGGGCCGTTCGTCATCCCCGCGACCGTCTTCGTCGTCGGTCTCGTCGGCTACGCCGTGCTCTTCCTGTTCAATCGATGGGTCGCCGGTCAGTGAGCCACCCATCGACGCTCGCCGGACGCACCGGTACCGGACGACACCAGCCCAACAGCTAAGCAGTAGCGCACCGCTCGTGTGCTATGGTCGAGCCCATGCGCGAGTTCGAGACACCCGATGTCGAGGAGCTTCCAACCGATCTCCAAGAGCGCATCACGGCCGAAAGCGAGGACGCGGGCTTCACGCCGAACGTCTTCCGGGCGTTCGGGTATCGGCCCTCCCATTTCCGAGCCTTCTTCGCCTACCACGACGCGCTGGTCGAGCACACCGCTTTGGAGCGCGAGGAAATCGAGATGATCGTGGTCGCGGTCAGCGGTGCGAACGACTGCTATTACTGCATCGTCGCCCACGGTGCACTGCTCCGGATCTACGCCGACGATCCGCTGCTCGCCGATCAGCTCGCCGCCAACCACCGCGCCGCGGACCTCAACGAGGCCCATCGCACGATGCTCGACATCGCGGTGAAGCTCACCGAATCCCCTGGTACTGTCGACTCGAGCGACGTCGACCGGCTCCGCGAAGTGGGCTTTTCCGAGAAAGCGGCGTGGGACATCGCCAGTGTGACCGCCTTCTTCAACCTCTCGAACCGGATGTCGACGTTCGCCGACATCCGGCCGAACGAGGAGTTCCACACGCTCGGCCGGAGTGACCCCGAGACGAACGAGTGAATCGGGCTGCGGCCGACCGAATCGCTCCCGCTCGCAGCACCGCCCGACACGCTTCGCAAACGGGAAGGCGGACGCCCCCGCCGATCGAACATATGGTATGATCGGTGGTTTCGGTGGCCCGGGAGTCGTCTTTGCTGTGCTTGCGGCGTTCGTCTGGGGTGGCTACCTGTTCGTCATCAAATCGTACTTCGCTGGCTACCCCGCCTCGGTGATCCTCGTCGGAATCAACGTTGCGGCGTTCTGCTGGTATCTTCCAGTTGCCGTTCTGACGACTCCGTCGAACGCACCGCTACTGCCCGGATCGCTGGAGCCGACCGCGTGGCTGTTCATGCTCGGTGTCATCGGGGTCACCGCGCTCGCGACTGGCGCGATGTTTCGTGCGCTCGCCGTCGGCGACGTCTCCTACGTCGCTCCGGTGAGCAAGATCGTGCCCGTCTTCGTCCTGCCACTCGAAATCGTGCTCCTCGACGAACACCTCTCGACCGTTCAGATCGCGGGTGTCGTGATAGCGACGTTCGCGGTCTACCTCATGAACTACCGCGGCGGTGGGTTGCTCGTGCCGCTCCGGAAGACGGTGACGTACCGACCGGCGCAGTTCGCCCTGCTGAGTGCGGCGCTGTTCGGGATCGTCGACGTGTCTCGCCGGGTCGTCCTCCAGGAGTTCACGATCCCACCGCGGGTGTGGGTGCTCGGACTGTTCGGAGGAATGGCCCTCCTCGTGGCCCCTGTCGCGATACGATCCTGGCCGGAGGGCACGCGGCGTGACGCTCCGAAGTTCGTCGCAACGGCGCTGTTCGCCGTCGTCGGCGAGCATCTCACCGCCCTCGCGTTCGATGTCGCCCCGGCGAGCATCGCCTCACCGATCATCAACACTCAGGCGGTAGTGGCGGTTCTTCTGGGGGGTGTCGTGCTCCACGAGGAACGTCTCCGCTCTCGGCTTGGTGCTGCCATGATCGCCGTCACCGGCGTGGCGCTGATCGCCGCGTAACCTATCGTTCCACGGATACTCACCGACCATGGTGGCTCACCGCACGGTTAAGCCGATGGCCACCGTATCGGTGGTATGCAAGAGGTGAAACTCGGACGGATCGCACCTGTTCTCGCTGAGTTGGAGTATCCGATATCACGTGAGGCCGTCGTCGACCAACTGGGTGAAACGACCGTCCTCCTGGCGGATGGCAAGGTGAACTTCGGCGACCTCATCGACGAAGCGAACGAGGAAACGTTCGACTCTCACGACAGCCTTCTCCTCGAAACGATGAACCTGCTCCCGCGTCACGCGGTCGGCGAGCCGTACCAATCCGAAGGCGAGGGCTGAGCGGCGATCGAACGCCCTCGTCAACGGCCCGCACGTAGCCGGATGGTGTGTGCGAGGACGACACTCGGAGGTTCCGTCACGCGTCGAACGGCGGAAGGGACTTTGCCGCGCCGAGTCTTCGACTGATATGCGCGGCCTCGACGACACCGACCGCGAGATTCTCGATCTTCTCACCGACGACGCCCGTCGACCCTACCGTGAGATCGCCGACCGGGTCGATCTCTCGCCGCCGGCGGTGTCCGACCGGGTCGACCGGCTCCGCGAGCTCGGCGTCATCCGCGGGTTCACGCTCGATCTGAATCGATCACTGCTCGACGCCGGACGCCACGTCCTCGTCGAGCTACGTGTTCGGCCCGCGACGCTTGAGGATGTTCGATCAGCCATCGAGGTCGCGACGCCAGTTGAACACGTCTTCACCACCGCCGACGCCCGAATCGTCTTCGACGCCACACTCGACGGGCGTGACGTCCGCGACCTCCTCGCCGAGACGATCGACCTCGACGCAGTGCAGGAGTACGATGTCCGGCCGCTGTCGAGCACGTCGTGGACGCCCCAGATCGGCGACGCGGCGTTCGCGCCCGAATGCGTCGAATGTGACAACACCGTCGACGAGGAAGGGACGACAGCGCGACTCGACGGTGAGCTGTATCACTTCTGCTGTCCGTCGTGTGAGTCGCAGTTCACCGAGCGGTACGAGACGCTCCGTGAGGGCGCGGCAGATTGAGACAACGGGCGACATCTTCACGACGTCACGCACAGCAGAGGGCTATCGGAGACGTCGGCGACGGACAGCCAGCCGATCCCGGCAATCTTCCGGATGGACGATATCCGTTCAACGGGCGTTGTGCGCTGTGTCGGCGGCTTTCGAAACCAAACCGGCCGACGGATGTGGTTCAGTACGGTCGCTTCGAGATTCGTCGTCCGATTGGCTTCGGTTCGTGAGCCACAACGGACGAAAGGTTCACCCTCCAAGGAGAAACCGTAATGGCGCTGCAAGAGATCGACCACCTCGACGACGACGCACGTGACTGTCTCGACAACTGCCTCGAAGCCGCGCAGGTCTGTGAGTGGTGTGCCGACGAGTGTGCGAGCCACGGTGAAGAGATGGCCGAGTGTATCAGACTCTGCCGGGATGTCGCGGATATCGCATCGCTCCACGCACGGCTGATGGCACGCGATTCGGCGTACAGCGAGGATCTCGCCGCAACCTGTGCAGAGGTCTGTGAGGCCTGTGCCGACGAGTGCGAGGGCCACGATCACGACCACTGCCAGGCCTGTGTGGACATCCTTCGCGACTGTGTCGAGTCCTGCCGCCGGATGGCGTCCTAAGGCTCGGATCGTCGTCCGATCGGGTGATCCTCACTGGGTCGGATCGGGTTCGTACTCCGGGCCGACGGCCATCGAGAGCGCACCCGGCCGGACCTGGAGGTCGAGTTCGTGGTGGGTGCTGATCTCGCCGTCGAGGCTGAAGTCGATCGAGCGGTCGCGGCCCACGATCTGGAGGCGTCGGGCGAAGAGTCGATCGACGTGTTCGGTGTCTCGGCCGAGGAGCTGCTGGGCGATCGCCTCCGTAACGCGATCGCTCTGTGGCATTTCCTCGATCACGGTGACGTCGAACAGTCCGTCCTCGACGTTCGCCTGGCCGATCCGATTCGTGAACCGCCGGGAGTTGCCGACGAGCACACAGAGTGCCTCGCCCGACCACGACCACGTCTCGCCGTCGGCGACCGCGTCAATGGTGAGATCGAGTGGGTCGAATGTCGCCGCCTGCTGGACGCCCGTGATAACGAACGCGAGCGGGCCGAACCGTTCCTTGACGTCGGACGTGGTCGCAGCGCTCGCATCGGCGGTCAGCCCCGCGACGCAGGACTTCACGAATGGCTCATCGTCGGCAAGTCCGAGGTCGAGCGCACGGACCTCACCTTCATCGAGCATCGCAAATCCGTGTTCGATCCCCTCGATCCCGAGATCGGTCGCCACGATGTTCGCCGTGCCAGCGGGGAGCACGCCGAGCCGAACGTCGTCGAGCGCTTCAGCCGCCACGAGCCCCTCGATCACCTCCTTCAGGGTGCCGTCGCCACCGCACGCACCGAGCACGCTAACCCCGTCCGCTGCGGCCTCGCGAGCGAGATCGGCCGCATGTCCTGCCTCGGCCGTCTCGCGCACGGAGTAGCCGCGCTCGTCGGCGAGACGACGGACGGTCGAGAGGTGATCGCTCGACCCACTCTCTGGGTTCACGATCACGCGCTTTTCGGCGTCGTCGGCCGTCGCTCCGCCATCGGTTTGAACGGTGGTCGGGGGTCTCATCGTGCTGTCCGACGTTCGTTCGGTGGTCGGGGAAAATAAATGACGGGACTGCCGCTGAAGCGTCCCGGCCGCCGCGACGTGTTCGGTTTTCGACGGTGCGTCTCGTCCGGTGTACTGGTTTCGAGCGGCTATCGAGGAGCGACGACGGAATCGGCGGTCTTTTGGGTCGAACGGACGAACACGAAACGACTGATGACGCCCGACACCGACGCCCTCGACAGACGAACCGTCCTCCGCGGCGCGGCCGGCGTGCTGGCCGCGGGAGCACTCGCTGGCTGTTCCGGCGGCTCCGGCGACGGCGAGTCGAACGGCTCCGGAGGTTCGGGAACCGAAAGCGAGGCAGCCACCGACGGAGATACGGCGACTGAAACCACGGAAACCGAAGGGGAAGCCGCGTCCGAATCGACCGACAACGAGTCGACAGGCAACGCTTCCACCGCGAACGAAACCGCCGGAGCGAACGCCACCACGGCAACGAACGGGACAACGGGGACGAACAACACGTCTGCGACGAACGGCACGGCGGGGACGAGCGTCGGGACGGGAGCCGTCGACGAGTATCTTGCCGAGGCAAAAGGATACGACGGCTCGATAGCCGACGAGACCGGCTCGGATGGGATCGAGATCTCTGTCGGTGCCGGCGAGAACGGATTCGCGTTCGGCCCGGCGGCAGTCCGCGTCTCGCCCGGCACCACGATCACGTGGACGTGGACCGGCGAAGGAGGGACACACAACGTCGTCTCCGAGGACGACGGCCCGCTCAACAGTGGGCAGCCGGAGATGGGTGAGGACGTGACCTACGAGGAAACGCTCGACTCACCGGGAGTGTATCCCTACTACTGTAACCCACACCGCTCGCTCGGTATGAAGGGCGCAGTCGTTGTCGCGAGCGAGTAGTACCCGTCGAGCGTCGCAGCACCGACTGCGATCCGGCCTGTTATGGGGCTCGCGACCCTATTATTTCACATATGGACGACGAGAACGACTTCGATGTCGCGGTGGTCGGCGGTGGACCGGCCGGCCTCACGACCGCCCTCTACACCACCCGGCTGGGCCACGACACCGTGGTCGTCAACCGCGGCGGCGGGCGTGCCGCGATGATGCGTGACACCCACAACGTCATCGGCGTCACCGAGGACGTGAGCGGCAACGAACTCCTCCAGGCTGCGATCGACCAGATCCAGGATTACGGCGCGGAGTACCGTCGCGGCTCGGTGACGAACGTCGAGGCGACCGACGGTCCGCGTCGGTTCCGAGTCGAGACGGGCGACGACGAGATTGCGGTCGATCGCGTAGTGCTCGCCACCGGCTTTTCCGATGCGACTCCCGATCCCCCGCTACCCCGCACCGGCCGCGGTCTCCACTACTGTCTCCACTGTGATGCGTACATGTTCGTCGACGAGTCGGTATACGTGATGGGCCACGGCGAGTCGGCCGCCCACGTCGCGATGATCATGCTCAACTTCACCGACGAGGTCGATCTCCTGCTCAGAGGCCACGAACCCGAGTGGTCCGACGAGACCGACCGCCAGCTTCGTGCGCACCCGGTCGAGATCGTCGACAGCGAGATCGAGAGCAAGTTTTCGGACGAAGACGATCCGGAATGGCTCGGCGGGTTCGAGTTCGAGGACGGGACGCGGCGGGAGTACAAAGGCGGGTTCGCGATGTACGGCTCGCAGTACAACAACGGCCTCGCGGC
This window of the Halococcus saccharolyticus DSM 5350 genome carries:
- a CDS encoding pre-peptidase, encoding MSMTSNRTAHETETSSSSNDRDTHQSVDVTRRRFIATSAAGVAGLGALGSAGSAAAASGEHTLVIEGFDSQTSYSFTVGNNLEKSTAEGATIDDNDEIIDQSAHGQVWEGKDAYTFDGPLYSFDFDRSGEINVTLDGEPARVGNRPDHTLLIEGFGPVTSYSFSTSGRAKHSDAYNATVNKAEKINDYGVTGAVQNGKDAFTYDGELLSFDFDRDGEVRVTIDGKAAHVGQRPDRTITVVAKGRYAEYRVGFDGSIREVIDAESGQDGINEDKFEGLPDEDGDQTFDGAVSATGYDKFTIDGDVTHTVYHNDNAPAIYSNHRQVV
- a CDS encoding DUF5789 family protein: MGERDTDKTREQGVEFGSLANRIDNHSYPATSTDLIEDYGDYEVKLPDGTQTLENLFEPLQEEEFDSAEDARQAVLNMVDDRAIGRKGYSDRSPPAPGEETDWEPESI
- a CDS encoding adenine deaminase C-terminal domain-containing protein, which gives rise to MAMARLANHLRTIDGGLGVYDPRLEDAENDTAGITTLELPIPGLLSSKSSVEIARILVMADDAARDLGLTLSDGVMELDNLTLEVIPELRLTDRGFVDVRAGSIVDVVLDTE
- a CDS encoding HAD-IIA family hydrolase, with translation MATRGVIIDLDGTVYRGNTRLAGAREGIATLHDSSCDVCFVSNNPAKSPTEFAARLTEMDVPADAEAVVSAASVTATTLERTHSDADLFVIGSPGLRSILENRDFALTDDPAACDVLVASYDRGFEYDDMTDGLRAIEAGAAFVGTDPDRTIPTADGRAVPGSGAIINAITGVVDREPDWIAGKPAERMAETALTRLDCAPEECLVIGDRLDTDIAMGERHGMTTVLVLTGVTDRATLATSDIEPDHVIDGLGDIGVVLDTIDAD
- a CDS encoding MTH865 family protein, whose translation is MADEDELRSQMMNAFEEADYPISSPMDLVPALPNGPSTKFESGDFSMTAMELNTKLDGGNFPYESPDAFVDDIIDQLKSQDEL
- a CDS encoding peroxidase-related enzyme (This protein belongs to a clade of uncharacterized proteins related to peroxidases such as the alkylhydroperoxidase AhpD.); translated protein: MREFETPDVEELPTDLQERITAESEDAGFTPNVFRAFGYRPSHFRAFFAYHDALVEHTALEREEIEMIVVAVSGANDCYYCIVAHGALLRIYADDPLLADQLAANHRAADLNEAHRTMLDIAVKLTESPGTVDSSDVDRLREVGFSEKAAWDIASVTAFFNLSNRMSTFADIRPNEEFHTLGRSDPETNE
- a CDS encoding EamA family transporter is translated as MIGGFGGPGVVFAVLAAFVWGGYLFVIKSYFAGYPASVILVGINVAAFCWYLPVAVLTTPSNAPLLPGSLEPTAWLFMLGVIGVTALATGAMFRALAVGDVSYVAPVSKIVPVFVLPLEIVLLDEHLSTVQIAGVVIATFAVYLMNYRGGGLLVPLRKTVTYRPAQFALLSAALFGIVDVSRRVVLQEFTIPPRVWVLGLFGGMALLVAPVAIRSWPEGTRRDAPKFVATALFAVVGEHLTALAFDVAPASIASPIINTQAVVAVLLGGVVLHEERLRSRLGAAMIAVTGVALIAA
- a CDS encoding DUF5789 family protein, giving the protein MQEVKLGRIAPVLAELEYPISREAVVDQLGETTVLLADGKVNFGDLIDEANEETFDSHDSLLLETMNLLPRHAVGEPYQSEGEG
- a CDS encoding winged helix-turn-helix transcriptional regulator, yielding MRGLDDTDREILDLLTDDARRPYREIADRVDLSPPAVSDRVDRLRELGVIRGFTLDLNRSLLDAGRHVLVELRVRPATLEDVRSAIEVATPVEHVFTTADARIVFDATLDGRDVRDLLAETIDLDAVQEYDVRPLSSTSWTPQIGDAAFAPECVECDNTVDEEGTTARLDGELYHFCCPSCESQFTERYETLREGAAD
- a CDS encoding four-helix bundle copper-binding protein yields the protein MALQEIDHLDDDARDCLDNCLEAAQVCEWCADECASHGEEMAECIRLCRDVADIASLHARLMARDSAYSEDLAATCAEVCEACADECEGHDHDHCQACVDILRDCVESCRRMAS
- a CDS encoding diacylglycerol/lipid kinase family protein; the protein is MRPPTTVQTDGGATADDAEKRVIVNPESGSSDHLSTVRRLADERGYSVRETAEAGHAADLAREAAADGVSVLGACGGDGTLKEVIEGLVAAEALDDVRLGVLPAGTANIVATDLGIEGIEHGFAMLDEGEVRALDLGLADDEPFVKSCVAGLTADASAATTSDVKERFGPLAFVITGVQQAATFDPLDLTIDAVADGETWSWSGEALCVLVGNSRRFTNRIGQANVEDGLFDVTVIEEMPQSDRVTEAIAQQLLGRDTEHVDRLFARRLQIVGRDRSIDFSLDGEISTHHELDLQVRPGALSMAVGPEYEPDPTQ
- a CDS encoding halocyanin domain-containing protein, whose translation is MTGLPLKRPGRRDVFGFRRCVSSGVLVSSGYRGATTESAVFWVERTNTKRLMTPDTDALDRRTVLRGAAGVLAAGALAGCSGGSGDGESNGSGGSGTESEAATDGDTATETTETEGEAASESTDNESTGNASTANETAGANATTATNGTTGTNNTSATNGTAGTSVGTGAVDEYLAEAKGYDGSIADETGSDGIEISVGAGENGFAFGPAAVRVSPGTTITWTWTGEGGTHNVVSEDDGPLNSGQPEMGEDVTYEETLDSPGVYPYYCNPHRSLGMKGAVVVASE
- a CDS encoding NAD(P)/FAD-dependent oxidoreductase, translating into MDDENDFDVAVVGGGPAGLTTALYTTRLGHDTVVVNRGGGRAAMMRDTHNVIGVTEDVSGNELLQAAIDQIQDYGAEYRRGSVTNVEATDGPRRFRVETGDDEIAVDRVVLATGFSDATPDPPLPRTGRGLHYCLHCDAYMFVDESVYVMGHGESAAHVAMIMLNFTDEVDLLLRGHEPEWSDETDRQLRAHPVEIVDSEIESKFSDEDDPEWLGGFEFEDGTRREYKGGFAMYGSQYNNGLAADLGCDLTDDGTVAVDDHGRTSIEGVFAVGDLTPGHNQIPVAMGQGAKAGIAIHYDLRRFPMSPEEIEAAGGVDDEDVPAVSADLRSSSASHAASDD